Proteins from a genomic interval of Gordonia sp. SL306:
- the glgB gene encoding 1,4-alpha-glucan branching protein GlgB — protein MTKTTKSPEPYASDHDLRRLFSLTHPDPHSFLGAHETDDGWTILRTLRPDATAVVAVIGQADHPMQRQSDDLWVVAVPITGLIDYRYRVSYPGGDEHLVADGYRFLPSLGEVDVHLFSEGRHESLWDVLGARVVSYTTPDGEVRGTAFSVWAPNAHGVAVIGDFDNWTGRQTPMRQIGSSGIWEVFVPDVSDGERYKFRVHGADGVVRDKADPMARRTHTAPSTVSVVSESTYSWTDGDWIARRAQGSPIDEPMSVYEVHIASWRVDLSYRELASELGDYLVEKGFTHVEFLPVAEHPFGGSWGYQVTSYYAPTARFGSPDDFRYLVDHLHSLGIGVIVDWVPAHFPKDDWALARFDGTALYEHADPMRGEQLDWGTLVFDFGRREVRNFLVANALYWFAEFHIDGLRVDAVASMLYLDYSRPAGQWRPNVYGGRENLEAVQFLQETNATVHKHFPGVVTIAEESTAWPGVTQMTTLGGLGFTFKWNMGWMHDTLGYLSRDQIHRSFHHHEITFSLMYAWSENFVLPISHDEVVHGKGTLWSRMPGDSFTKACGVRVLLAYMWSHPGKQLLFMGQEFGQTGEWADNRSLDWHQLQGWEGELHSGISALVSDLNRVYRETPALYSQDATPDGYSWIDANDTANNVISFLRHGADGSVMACLFNFSGSDRESYRVGLPRQGTWDEVLNTDSAAYSGGGKGNLGQVVADGPGWHGRESSATVMLPANSAVFLAPATSSS, from the coding sequence GTGACCAAGACGACCAAGAGCCCCGAACCCTATGCCTCCGACCATGATCTGCGCAGGCTGTTCAGCCTGACGCATCCGGACCCGCACTCGTTCCTCGGCGCGCACGAGACCGATGACGGCTGGACCATCCTGCGCACCCTGAGACCGGACGCCACCGCCGTCGTCGCGGTGATCGGCCAGGCCGATCACCCGATGCAGCGCCAGAGTGACGACCTCTGGGTCGTCGCGGTGCCGATCACGGGACTGATCGATTATCGCTATCGAGTCTCGTACCCGGGTGGCGACGAGCATCTGGTGGCCGATGGATATCGCTTCCTGCCCAGTCTCGGTGAGGTCGACGTCCACCTCTTCTCCGAGGGCCGGCACGAATCCCTGTGGGACGTGCTCGGCGCCCGGGTGGTCTCGTACACGACACCGGACGGCGAGGTCCGCGGGACGGCGTTCTCGGTGTGGGCCCCTAACGCCCATGGCGTGGCCGTCATCGGCGACTTCGACAACTGGACCGGGCGCCAGACTCCGATGCGACAAATCGGCAGCAGCGGGATCTGGGAGGTGTTCGTCCCCGACGTCTCGGATGGCGAACGGTACAAGTTCCGGGTCCACGGTGCGGACGGCGTGGTCCGTGACAAGGCCGACCCGATGGCCCGGCGGACACATACGGCGCCGTCGACGGTGTCGGTGGTCAGCGAGTCCACCTACTCGTGGACCGACGGCGACTGGATCGCCCGTCGTGCGCAAGGGTCACCCATCGACGAGCCGATGAGCGTCTACGAGGTACACATCGCCTCGTGGCGAGTCGATCTCTCCTATCGGGAACTCGCCTCCGAGCTCGGCGACTACCTCGTCGAGAAGGGGTTCACCCACGTCGAGTTCCTCCCGGTTGCCGAGCATCCGTTCGGCGGGTCCTGGGGGTATCAGGTCACGTCGTATTACGCACCCACCGCGCGTTTCGGTTCGCCCGACGACTTCCGATACCTCGTCGACCATCTGCACTCGTTGGGCATCGGCGTCATCGTCGACTGGGTCCCCGCCCACTTCCCCAAAGACGACTGGGCCCTGGCCCGCTTCGACGGCACTGCCCTCTACGAGCACGCCGATCCGATGCGCGGCGAGCAATTGGACTGGGGCACTCTGGTCTTCGACTTCGGGCGCCGCGAGGTCCGTAACTTTCTGGTGGCCAACGCGCTGTACTGGTTCGCGGAGTTCCACATCGACGGACTTCGCGTCGACGCGGTCGCCTCCATGCTGTACCTGGACTACTCGCGTCCCGCCGGGCAATGGCGCCCGAACGTCTACGGCGGCCGCGAGAACCTCGAGGCCGTGCAGTTCCTCCAGGAGACGAACGCGACTGTGCACAAACACTTCCCCGGCGTGGTCACCATCGCCGAGGAGTCCACGGCCTGGCCTGGCGTGACCCAGATGACCACGCTCGGCGGTCTCGGATTCACCTTCAAATGGAACATGGGCTGGATGCACGACACGCTCGGCTACCTGTCCCGCGATCAGATCCACCGCAGTTTCCACCATCACGAGATCACCTTCTCGTTGATGTATGCGTGGAGTGAGAACTTCGTGCTGCCGATCTCGCACGACGAGGTCGTCCACGGGAAGGGCACGTTGTGGAGCCGGATGCCCGGCGACTCATTCACCAAGGCGTGCGGAGTCCGCGTGCTGCTCGCCTACATGTGGTCCCATCCCGGCAAGCAGCTGCTGTTCATGGGTCAGGAGTTCGGGCAGACCGGCGAGTGGGCCGACAACCGAAGTCTGGACTGGCACCAGCTCCAGGGCTGGGAAGGTGAATTGCACTCCGGGATATCGGCATTGGTGTCCGATCTCAATCGCGTCTATCGGGAGACCCCGGCGCTCTACAGCCAGGATGCCACTCCGGACGGGTACTCGTGGATCGATGCCAACGACACCGCGAACAATGTCATCAGCTTCCTGCGCCACGGCGCCGACGGCTCGGTCATGGCCTGCCTGTTCAACTTCTCCGGCTCCGATCGCGAGAGCTACCGCGTCGGTCTGCCCCGGCAAGGGACCTGGGACGAGGTCCTCAACACCGACTCGGCGGCCTACAGCGGCGGGGGCAAGGGCAATCTCGGGCAGGTCGTCGCCGACGGGCCCGGCTGGCACGGCCGCGAGAGCTCTGCGACCGTGATGCTCCCGGCCAACTCCGCCGTCTTCCTCGCTCCCGCCACGTCGTCGAGCTGA